AACTATaataaatatgaatactttCTTTGGTGCAATTAGTATCAAATTGAAACTAAAGAAAATTTAGAGAGAGCAGGTATATGtagtcttttatcaaaattgtaaatataatgatcacagggataggggttttggtactagggtggggccaaaatggtcagttattaaacgCGTGAATATctttaactttttgataactaccattccaattcttttcatatttagtataaaatatttttggatAATGGGGGGGGGATTGTAAACTTTAGGATTCCTGCCTTATGGACGAGGCAAAACTACTAAACAATTGCCCAACTTTCAGATATCTTCTCAACAACCTCACATGTGccaaacaaaaacattaaatgcattaagatgtagAGCATGACGacatctaccaaaattgtaaatttcccgATCCCCGAGTTAGAGGTTCTGATTCTTTAATggctattgaaactaaatgtataAGTATGTTGATAGTCCTTTTCCAAAGGaggtaagggtttggttcctGGGTAGAcccaaaattattatattaatacagtgattattgtctttatcatttaaaaGACTTCCTTAAGTTTGATTATACATTATGAAAACTAAACGTATATTTAAGAAAAGTAGAAAAGGATGTTTATGtaccaaaattgagaatttcgCAACTCAAGAGTTTCGACTCTAGCACAGGCGATATTGTGTTAACGTTACACACActgtattatattatgtaaagccttttaTCAGTATACATACTTTCGAGGGCATTAAAtatttaagaacacatcttgttttatactttagCTGAATCTTAGACatgttcagaacaggaatttttccAGATTGAGTAGCCTTTGGGAATAGTGATACCTTTAGTTAATAATCTAAGGTATGTGGGTCTTTTATTACATGCATAAAAATCCGTAGGATTAATGTCTACAAACTCTGAGTACGGAAACTTCCTGTGTGAAGtacttcaattttattttaaacgtGAAGAGCTGTGtcttacatgtacttcattatGTAAAGTGAAAATTAGATTAGGTGTTCATTACAAATCACAGGACCATAACGAAGActcaaaatgtttcataccatgAGATGGGGCAAAATAGGGATTAAGTGTTTAAGTTGTATGAGGGGATGTCTTACCCATTAACAATACGACCATCCAGGTAGCACGAATTCACCGAAACCTCATCAGAATACGACAGAAACCCCtacaaaaactgtcaaaaattgacCTATGTTAAAACATCTTCTTCTCTATCACTGCATatctgtaaaaacaaaatagatgCATGGTGACATAGAGCAGGAGGTCCTCTAGCAAAGTTGTAATTGATGATCCCCGTGGTAGAAGTTCTGACTCCACGCCAGGGACAATCTTAGTAAATAGTGTTTAGGTATATatgtaaatcatttatatagaattttttttagtgctattgatacttaaATGAAactgaatgaatatttataaagagcaggtagtcctttatcaGAACTTTAAATCTAATGATCCAAGGCTAGGCGTTTTGTATCAATGTAGGGTTcaaatggtcagtgattaaatgtgttaacaatttaagatttttaacttcttcatgaCTACCGGTACCATTcctattcttttcaaatttagtgtgACGACTCTTTGCGACAAGGGtgacataatttgtaaatttcaggactcttgcaccccTGCAGCTTTAGGGCGGGACACAAACTGCCAAAAATTaccagtttttaaaaatcttcttctctacaactccACATATGTAAGAATAACTGGAAAAATAATACTGTAGATCAGGAAGGtgtctaccaaaattgtaaatttcattagtTCCGGGGTAGAAGTTCTGACACCAGGTCGGGGTCAAAcctggtatatacatgtagtgttcatgtgtaaaatattgaaattaaatcttctttattgtttttaatACTAAGTTGAAACTAAATACAATTAAGACAGAGCAGGTAGTGCTTtaccaaaattctaaatttGATAATCCCAGGGCTAGGGAATTTGGTATCTGGGTGGGTCCAAAATGTTCAGAGAATAGATgttttaacaattaaacatttttaaatttttgataaCTACTAATCCAATTCTtctcaaatttagtatgaagcatttttTACAATGATCaaagaaattgtaaattataGGACTCCTCTGCCCCTGGTGTCTTAGGGGCGgtgcaaaaattgaccaattttaagTAAGTCGTAAATGTAAGCACTACTTCATTAAGTCACACGAATGACTTAAGTCATTTGTCCAAGATATTAAGTCGTACATATTAGATGTTGAGTCTCATGTCGGAGATAAGTCATACATACGAGATAACTAATTTATATGCATGATATAACTACATGAAAGTTGACTTTATAAGTAATTCATCAGTAAGTCGTAGCAATTtattgaaatctaacataattGGAGTAAATGTATCATACAGATATGTTGTTATgatcaaattttaatttaatttacagatgaCATGTCAACTGCGTTCTTTAGGGCTGATCATTTTCGGCAAGAAATGCAGAAATGGAACTGTCAACGCAACGACAGAAATTGAAAGAGCAGACAAAATTTCTGAAAACATAACCATGAGGAGTGCCAATATCTTAACATTTTCTGTTGACGACTATAACCCCGCCACTTATGTTGCCATAACTGTATCGTTAATTGGCATAATAATCGTCTTTCCAACAGTGTGTCTTTGCTTCATAACCAGTAGCAGCCACCCTCCACTCACTGTGGAGTCGCTTTCATTGAAAATTGGAACTGCTGACTAGAGTTTTGTTTGTGTTTCTAAGAAAATAACATTTCTATTTTGACAATCAACAAcctatgatatcaataaatcagCCATTGTTTGTACAATTAAATGCTGTCGAGTTGTGTAAATCAGGAACATCTTTTTTATAAGTGTCTGAATAGAAGAAAATCATTTATAGAGTTTATACATACACATTCATTGTCAACGTAAATACTAATCTCGTAACttcaatattgattttgattacatttTTGAGGTTATCCTCAATTATACCATGTCGCTATAAGTGTGTATATGTCAGATTCCATTTCTGATTCCGTTTCTGGCCCTTTTACCTATTCCTTATTGATTTCGATTTCGTCTGACACATAACATGTCTATTCTATTTTAACATATCACATATTCCAATTTCACAGGAAAGGGTCACAAAGtgaatagaaattttaaatttactcaTTTTTGGTTTTAAAAATGACGAATTAGAAGAATGCGTTTCTTTAGAAAACAAAGTGCATATACTTGCCTTAAACTTGCATATTTTGTACAACTGTATCAGCTGCATTTTTGGTATAAAAACGATACATACACTTTACCTGAATGTATCTAGACATAGGCAGCAAGCTTTAAGaatatgataatatattttAGGGGTAGGGATCTCATCCATTTCAAGATATTTTAACAATTGTAAAATGAGAGGATTACTTGACCCAACGGATACTTGCTCAACCGAACACTGCGTATAATTAAACATAAATGTTGTGTTCAGAATAGAAGAAATTTTGTTTTAGTCATACATTGCACAcaatatttgattaaaataatatttcatgAATTATTACACTTGATAATATTAtcacttttttttctttatatagtGTAGCCGCCTGGAAAGTTTAAGAATATGTTCCATTggaattttgttttatgtatgCATCTATTAAATGCTTCCTTCACTGTAATGAGTGTTCTTGTTATATAGAAAATCATTGAAATGTTCCTTTCAGTGTAATGAATTTgaatataaatgtttctttgtCACTACAGAAACAATAAGAGTTAAGAAGAGCAATATATCACAATCATACTTCATCACTCTGGCATAAGTATTTAAAAAGTGTATATATCTTGTTCctgaaatatgtttttcaatTAATATTACAAAATGTTTCTAATACTTTGAGAGATTCTTCCTAAACTTTACATACACAGTGGGACTTAAATGCCTAGTCACTAAATCTAAGAACTCAAACTTGCTTCAGAGTTTCCAATTTTGCAGCAGAAATCCTGTTCATGAAGATAAAGGTAATTAAGTTTTGCATTAATCCAATAATAGTTTGTAAGATGTGCATACATATTAGGACTATATATTGAAACATTctcaatatttcaaaacatatatgtgattttatatttttaacgtTCCTCTTGATAATATttgactcatatggagacatcaccattgccgatgaagagctacaaaatttaggcctatgctcgtcgcttatggccattgagcagggaaggatttttatcctgccacacctgctgtgacacagggccttggTGTTTGCgctctcatccgaaggaccgccccagtTAGTCGACTCTTATGACAAACAGGGGGTACTGAAGATCTATTTTAAACCGGATCTCCACAGGAATACGATATATCTATTCACACAAAATAGAATGGAAGTATCTTAGGAACACTCTCAAATGGAGGATTAAGCATCACCTGTCAACcgatcacacccaccatgaacattatatcttgatcaggtaaacggagtaatcattggtcaaaatcaatgtgccaagaccatagaatttgcaaaaggCTGTTGAAACCCTAACATCAACTTGCTTATCAGCAGtctgtctcaatttaaaaactgataatacgcagaacaagctcttgcgtatcaaataagttgagagatataaacaccatatgcaagtgtcAATGGACTATTCCTTCATAAATAGGGAAGTTGACCATGGAGAAGCTGATAtcatggagaagctgaaatcatcccatttgtcataaaggtgagttgttagtttgccgttaacatttattttcaataaaaacaattaaGTACAAAGCaaatgtggaggactctgttgtgtcttttatcTTTAATCCACAGGGATATCCTGAATCGACATACGaatgaaattgattattgtttataaataaaacgtcatcgatatatctaaatttcgagttgaaggtcacagcaagagatgttttcttctcatgaaaagttttttttaataaactctgcttcataagataCGAGTATGAACACAGGTCAACAAACAAAGGAttacaattcgtgcccattgggattccaacagactgttggaagacctgatcatcaaagactacgaagatactgtcaatgaggaactccatcatatttttatttcaacttcaaaatactaatgtttggaatcagagtggtgtttaacaaagataggatgactgatcacttgtgttgaaaagtcatacgttttgatgcggttgatttaagaaaagttttgcgatatCAAATTTACTAGAagttatttagaatttttagaaCCCATGTTTCGATTTACACCATTTCTGGCATATATTGTGGCTCAGTGAAGTTGAGGTTTCTCTTTaacagctgttgatattttcgtaaGGAACAAAGatagggcttggtagagcatttactggatctttgtaagggttttgatgaagtttaggaattcagtataggcacggtaactcatattcgtCCATCCTATTCACTGGAATATTGAATGgatctaaaactgaagcatgatagtGAAAAACGTTCATCtattgaaagggcagttggtgtataagtacgattaccgaatgtagaatttattgtcaacttcccatatgtatgtagcaatattccattatcatctgcatatggtgtttatatatctcaactgattcgatatgcaagagcttgttctgcgtatagtcagtttttaaatcgaggtaagctactgacaaacaagttgatggtacaggggtttcaacagtcttaattgaagtcagcatttcgcaaattctatggtcgttataacgatctagttcgtcaatacaacctatcattgggtcaaatgctgtctgacgtgtttcataccgattgttaagccgttcttggcacactgattttaactgcggatacctccgtttacctgaacaggatatagggttcacggcgggtgtgaccggtcgacaggggatgcttactcctcctaggcacctgatcccaccaatggtgtgtccaggggtccgtgtttgcccaactatctattttgtattgcttgtaggagttgtgagattgatcactgttcgttatcttcacctttcatacttagttcgtttaaaatacagctgTAATTAATGagctttacaaacaaagacaatgctgTTACAAACATTTTcacctggaaccaaaacatattccttgtgtaacctatctaattctttgataacttctagtttactaaacacagaaggataaatgGTACATATTTTTCGTTTAATGTGTCTAATATgtgattttaaaacaaaatattcctcTTATTCTTTTAACCCATTTTGACAAggtatcaagttttttttttttctttttcatatttagcccatcgtctgacaTAAACATAAAAGTAGACAAAATTCATAacagatatgaagttttgttacCATTTGAAAGATCAAGGTTCTCTATATGTAGGACCTTTTGAAATAAGTCCTTTTAAAACAAGTGATTTCAGAGCcttattttcaactatatcgacatcactagtaatgacatgtccaggttgactatagttgaaagaagacaaggaacaagaacacgtatgtggattaagtataagatggtctatatctaggcactgcgaagtgtgtaattaaaaagtttggaagCAATAGTAgaagtgaacttgaaataagttggaatacaccaCTAAATTCTTTTATGaggaagaatgttgcttatgttgagagcatatattcctttgttagTGAAGTTGGGTTTAAaaaactggcggcatgattgggaaggaatatcatccataatCCACGGTGATTTGAAGAGCCCGTGATGAACATTATCCATAATCATAAAATTCAGTTTATGctctggtgttgaaaaatcaaagAATGGACTAGCATTAgcttgattcttcaaataacgtattccAAACTATCAATgaaatagagtaaagttttgtgcgaatattATGTGAAaggtaaggtaaaagtgaatcaagcATGAtgtcatttatacttggtcttttgtATGAAAAATGCCCATGACTGGGTTTACATCTTTGTGTATTTGGACAGAGGCTCGTCATATTCACGtcatttccttgtggactagtcaaatgtcgcacatcatatacattatcattgcatccatatgaaAGTACAGTACCCAGGGTGCTGATACAGAAATCTTCTAGTTGTCTACCAAAAGGGGTACGTAATGTTGGACTATTGGTGTGATGGTAAATGTTTTTCTAGAATCCTGACCTCCATGGACAAGATGCGGCGGTCAGAGGAATTAAAATGTTTATCGATAAGTTAGTTACCAAAATTATTTATTGCAAATCTGCAGAACTCCAGATAAGCGTAAATCCTCAttgaattttaccaaatacgcattATAATCGAAAACCAGACGTACAATTACGCATTAGCGAATGTAAATACGTTTATACTTTTAAAGTAATGTGTATTTGTGATagtataatatatattcatatgaattgaggttagctcattgcttgatgttacatgaaATAATCGTtatgaaaaagatgaaaatgtaaattttgaaagaTAGCTGAGAGATAACTCAAAACAACTGCATAAGCTTCATTGTTATACTTCTTTCATAAAGAAGTAGAGTGTGACTGCAAGCACttgaaaaaattgtattttcaatCTTAGATGATTGATTGCTGCTACAAACACATCGTCGTTAGCCACGTTCACTGAGTCCGGTAatacctaccctacctcaaacCGTGGCTGTATCATCAGCGAAACcctcaattttcatgaatatttatgaaatgacacAATAATGTTTTGACCAATCACAGTCACAAAAACAGATTTCCGATATAAAACATGCAgcatttgtttaaaagtaaaaacGGACAAAAAAGGTTACAGATCCCTGTTTACAGAAGCAAGTATAGATTATAAGTATTTATTAAATGAGATTCGCATTAACAGCAGTGGTTACGCTTGTAAATTCTGTGTTAACAAACTTAATCGTATTTTCAAACTTGATGAGGAAATTCGGGGTAAAGTGGATGTGTTGAAATCTGAAAAACTAGAGTTGATCTAAAGAGAGCGGCGTGGTTACGCATAAGATATGGTAAACTTATTACACCAGTGAAGTCAACAAAGAAGCATACATTAGTTACAATAGCTAAAAAGTGTCCAGTTTGTTCTcaatcaaaggtgaagatagcgaacattgaccaatctcataactcctataagcaataaaaaatagatagttgggtaaacacggacccctggacacaccagaggtgggatcaggtgcctaggaggagtaagcatccccggtCGTTTGGTCACACCCGGCCCTATATccagatcaggtaaacggagttatccgtggtAAATCTACTGGGCGTCTGTTGCAGGCCATTGATCACAAAAAGTGGGAAAGGAGAAGAAGATGGTTAAAAATTTGTTTCAATCTAAATCTGCAATAAATTGATGTCGAGTGACGAAGATGCTgatgggggggagggggggggcttCTTGACACATTCATATGCATATTAAAGTGACGCCTCTAAAAACATAAAGGACAGTTTTGACAAAACTTATTTAGATATTTGTCCAGCAAGAAGCAAGAGACTCCTCCAAAAATGAACACGGGGTTCAgtaaaacagcaaaaaaaaaacagagGAGTTAACTTGGATTTTTCAGTAATGTTAACGTTTTTGTTACGGTCTGGACAAAACTCCATTTTCTGTATGTAATACATATCACAATATTTGTAACAGATgcatattatcatgattatcatcccgtggggatccgggttagagtaggtcctcagtacccccttgcttctcgtaagaggctactaaatggggcggtccttcggatgagaccgcaataaccgaggtcccgtgtcacagcaggtgtggcacgataaagatcgctcactactcaatggccataagcgccgagtataggcctaaattttgcagcccttcaccggcaatggtctccatatgagtgaaatattctcgagagggacgttaaacaacattcaatcaatcaatcaatcatgattATGATATTAATCCTATTTTATAAGGTTcgaaaattgtttttcataaatacaaatttattcatattacctatgtaaaacattagtttggaaaaacaaaatttaaaatttcaatatttgatataGTGATTGTGTGCTCATTTTGTATACAATTTCTGACCATCTTGAGTAATTGGTCTGAAATTATTGCATAGTAACATAAAACTTGTTTATGTTTATCTTGTGACaggttttgttttcttcatgtttattaactttTCCTTAAATCAGCAAACTCATACAAAGACATTGTAAATATtgagtttacaatatatttacttCTTTTGTAAAGCTGTTTTTTCAAGCAGTGGCATTACCGCAATCCGATTTTTATGGATAGGTCACATGCACTGGGGTAGATAAACCTTATTTgcttttataaaaacaaaaacaatctCCAATAACAACTTGACTCTCGTCAGAAAATCTGACCTTCTGCCAATACTGTTCCACTACGTATTCATACAAAtcgtatttgaaataatttttttaaggaatatctatattatatattcatgaACAGTTTTTGTAATCAATCCAATTCAGTTTAATATCGTCTAATAATGTATAATGTCCTGTATTTGTTACTTTTGAGAGCCCACATAACCCAGTTTTCATGTCAGTGCGAAAACTTGTAATTTTGCCACGTTTCCCTGTTAAATAAACTTTCAAACATATCTAACAGTAGATTCACTAATATTCAACACTCTAACAATTTCCGAAGTTTTGTGATTCTCGCTAGTAGGAGTTACGATTAAATTTTCGACTTTCTTACTCTATTCATCAGATTTTCAACTCTTGGTTAAATTATGCTTGTTTACATTGACTACATAAATTACAgacaacaatgaaaataaagttATATTACATTCTACATGCAGATAactcaaacaaaaatcaatgGATAAGTCGTATTTTTCGTAGAGTTATCACTCTTTTCCCAATCATGACGCACAACAATCGCACATCTCCGTCATTTTCAGCAAGCCGAATGTCCACTCATATTAAATCAAAGCATGATGatggaaaatattcatttatctttTCCAATAAATATTAACTAGAAACAATGAGATACCACCATAGCAAGTCTGAACACAtgttaattaatgatatatatcaGCAGTCACTAAGGCCGTATAAGCTAGCAGCCAATTCGAAATTTCATCAAAGTACTCAGAGTATACAGACGAAATTCTAAAAATTAACacataataaatcaaaattaacaatttttcaatcaataaatagacacatttttaattattaagtCTCATACATGAAAGCAAtcgagctcacctgaaagttcccGACGTTACATCTTGTAGGGGGATAATGAATGCTAATAACAAATTGATCCTTGACGAGTCCACAAAAGGAGTATACAGGCGAGAAAgtggacccctaggac
Above is a genomic segment from Ostrea edulis chromosome 3, xbOstEdul1.1, whole genome shotgun sequence containing:
- the LOC125674100 gene encoding uncharacterized protein LOC125674100 is translated as MMKCIFIIFVIGNICSNTTGYPIPPNQSTSTPLMVKYNISTPHVDEYKTTIQKPKMTCQLRSLGLIIFGKKCRNGTVNATTEIERADKISENITMRSANILTFSVDDYNPATYVAITVSLIGIIIVFPTVCLCFITSSSHPPLTVESLSLKIGTAD